A genomic region of Leptotrichia massiliensis contains the following coding sequences:
- a CDS encoding GNAT family N-acetyltransferase, with translation MELKKENLVFRFATEDDAEKILKIYKPYIENTTITFEYEVPTIEEFRERIRETLDEYPYIVCECGNEIAGYAYAHKIWTRAAYQWDAELSVYTDKKFAGNGIGKKLYKILIEILQLQNIVNVYGLVTYPNENSEKLHEYFEFKKVAFFEKTGYKFGQWIGVTWFEKAINFHFENPVLVKKISEIDKNKIKKILEL, from the coding sequence GAAAAAATTTTGAAAATTTATAAACCGTATATTGAAAATACCACAATTACTTTTGAGTATGAAGTACCGACTATTGAGGAATTTAGAGAAAGAATTAGGGAAACTTTGGATGAATATCCGTATATTGTATGTGAATGTGGAAATGAGATTGCTGGATATGCTTATGCACATAAAATTTGGACTAGAGCTGCTTATCAGTGGGATGCTGAGCTTTCGGTCTATACCGATAAAAAGTTTGCTGGAAATGGAATTGGAAAAAAACTGTATAAAATTTTAATTGAAATATTACAATTACAGAATATTGTGAATGTTTATGGGCTTGTAACTTATCCTAACGAAAATAGTGAAAAGCTTCATGAGTATTTTGAGTTTAAAAAGGTTGCCTTTTTTGAGAAAACTGGATATAAATTTGGACAATGGATTGGTGTTACTTGGTTTGAAAAGGCAATAAATTTCCATTTTGAAAATCCTGTGTTAGTAAAGAAAATATCAGAAATTGATAAGAATAAGATAAAGAAAATTTTGGAATTATAA